A single window of Limnothrix sp. FACHB-406 DNA harbors:
- a CDS encoding tetratricopeptide repeat protein gives MTPPVLGQFPGDRKDRPRVERSGFDQSQSDRFGFARSGFERSGFERSQFGWKPFNGQGRRFWVLLGAIGLLGWPIAPAAQAQGPSQPRRPQPTNPTRSRSPQPARNAPPGPAQPKPAQPNAARSQQAQAAYARGTTLAAAGKLQQAIEAFSESLRLNPALVEAYNDRATAYAALDNSLAAMADYNRAIELDPQYANAYFNRANLLVQQQAYFRAIEDYDRALAIAADDAEAFHNRAIAQAAVGNLQEAVDNLQQAARLFARRGDREGYERALNTLRLLQPAEALPNANPTNANPPNTNPTNP, from the coding sequence TTGACTCCACCGGTTCTCGGGCAATTTCCGGGCGATCGGAAAGATCGGCCTAGGGTTGAGCGGTCTGGGTTCGATCAGTCCCAGTCTGACCGGTTTGGGTTTGCTCGGTCTGGGTTTGAGCGGTCTGGGTTTGAGCGGTCTCAGTTCGGCTGGAAGCCATTCAACGGACAGGGGCGACGATTTTGGGTACTTTTGGGGGCGATCGGGCTGCTTGGATGGCCGATCGCGCCGGCCGCTCAGGCCCAAGGGCCATCCCAGCCGCGCCGTCCCCAACCGACCAACCCGACCCGCTCCCGATCGCCCCAACCGGCCCGCAATGCGCCACCGGGCCCGGCACAACCCAAACCAGCCCAGCCCAATGCAGCCCGCAGCCAACAGGCCCAAGCGGCCTATGCCAGGGGAACCACCTTGGCGGCGGCGGGCAAGCTTCAGCAGGCGATCGAGGCTTTTTCAGAATCCCTGCGGCTGAATCCGGCTTTGGTAGAGGCCTATAACGATCGAGCGACGGCCTACGCGGCCCTAGACAATTCCTTGGCGGCCATGGCGGACTACAACCGGGCGATCGAGCTGGATCCCCAATACGCCAACGCCTATTTCAATCGGGCTAACTTGCTGGTGCAACAGCAGGCCTATTTCCGGGCCATTGAGGACTACGATCGCGCCCTGGCGATCGCGGCGGACGATGCGGAAGCCTTTCACAATCGGGCGATCGCCCAAGCGGCCGTAGGCAATTTGCAAGAGGCCGTGGATAACTTGCAACAGGCGGCCCGGTTATTTGCCCGGCGGGGCGATCGCGAGGGCTACGAACGGGCCCTCAACACGCTGCGGCTTTTGCAACCGGCCGAGGCGCTGCCCAATGCCAATCCTACGAACGCTAATCCTCCAAACACCAATCCTACGAACCCGTAA
- the guaA gene encoding glutamine-hydrolyzing GMP synthase, whose translation MTTETLSPTVAAPDSRVNRQFIAILDFGSQYSELIARRIRETQVYSEVLSYRTSAEQLRQLSPKGIILSGGPSSVYADGAPLCDPELWNLGVPVLGVCYGMQLMVQQLGGLVEAADRGEYGKAALFVDDPTDLLTNVEDGSTMWMSHGDSCTQLPSGFEVLAHTDNTPCAAIADHQRKLYGVQFHPEVVHSVGGAALIRNFVYHICHCQPTWTTEAFVEESVREVRARVGDKRVLLALSGGVDSSTLAFLLHKAIGDNLTCMFIDQGFMRKGEPERLLKLFQEEFHIPVEYVNARRRFINAVDGVSDPEQKRKIIGHEFIAVFEEESTRLGPFDYLAQGTLYPDVIESADTNMDPKTGERVAVKIKSHHNVGGLPDNLRFKLVEPLRKLFKDEVRKVGRALGLPEEIVKRQPFPGPGLAIRILGEITDERLDILRDADLIVRQEINRAGLYNDVWQAFAVLLPVRSVGVMGDKRTYAYPIVLRMVTSEDGMTADWARVPYDLLETISNRIVNEVEGVNRVVYDVTSKPPGTIEWE comes from the coding sequence GTGACTACCGAAACCCTATCGCCCACCGTCGCTGCGCCTGACTCCCGAGTCAATCGCCAGTTCATCGCCATTTTGGACTTTGGCTCCCAATATTCCGAACTGATTGCCCGTCGGATTCGCGAAACCCAGGTTTATTCCGAAGTTCTGTCCTATCGCACCTCCGCAGAGCAACTGCGGCAACTTAGCCCCAAGGGCATCATTCTGTCTGGCGGCCCCAGTTCCGTCTATGCCGATGGTGCGCCCCTGTGTGACCCGGAACTCTGGAACCTGGGCGTTCCTGTGCTGGGCGTTTGCTACGGAATGCAGTTGATGGTGCAGCAGTTGGGCGGCCTCGTGGAAGCAGCCGATCGGGGCGAATATGGCAAAGCGGCCCTGTTTGTGGATGATCCCACCGACTTGCTCACCAATGTGGAAGACGGTTCCACCATGTGGATGAGCCACGGCGATTCTTGCACCCAGTTGCCCAGCGGGTTTGAGGTTTTGGCCCACACGGACAACACCCCCTGCGCCGCGATCGCCGATCACCAACGCAAACTCTACGGCGTGCAATTCCACCCGGAAGTGGTGCATTCCGTCGGAGGGGCGGCCCTAATTCGCAACTTTGTTTATCACATCTGCCATTGCCAACCCACCTGGACCACGGAAGCCTTTGTGGAAGAGTCCGTGCGCGAAGTGCGGGCCCGCGTGGGCGATAAGCGAGTGCTGTTGGCCCTGTCGGGCGGGGTTGACTCTTCCACCTTGGCCTTTTTGCTGCACAAGGCGATCGGGGACAACCTCACCTGCATGTTCATTGACCAGGGCTTCATGCGCAAAGGCGAGCCAGAGCGCCTGTTGAAGCTGTTCCAAGAGGAATTTCACATTCCCGTGGAATATGTCAACGCCCGTCGCCGCTTCATCAATGCCGTGGATGGAGTTTCCGATCCTGAGCAGAAGCGCAAAATCATTGGCCATGAATTCATTGCCGTCTTTGAAGAAGAATCCACCCGCTTGGGCCCCTTCGATTACCTGGCGCAGGGAACCCTGTACCCCGACGTGATTGAGTCGGCGGACACCAACATGGATCCCAAAACCGGCGAGCGCGTTGCCGTGAAAATCAAGAGCCACCACAACGTGGGCGGACTGCCAGACAACTTGCGCTTCAAGCTGGTGGAACCGCTGCGGAAGCTGTTCAAAGATGAAGTGCGCAAGGTGGGCCGGGCCCTCGGCTTGCCCGAAGAGATCGTGAAGCGGCAGCCCTTCCCCGGGCCGGGCTTGGCCATTCGGATCTTGGGCGAAATCACCGATGAGCGGCTGGATATTCTGCGGGATGCGGATTTGATTGTGCGGCAAGAAATTAACCGCGCTGGCCTTTACAACGACGTTTGGCAGGCGTTTGCGGTGTTGTTGCCCGTGCGTAGTGTGGGGGTAATGGGCGATAAGCGCACCTATGCCTACCCGATCGTGCTGCGGATGGTGACCAGCGAAGACGGCATGACCGCCGATTGGGCCAGGGTTCCCTACGATTTGCTGGAGACCATTTCCAACCGGATTGTGAATGAGGTGGAAGGGGTCAACCGGGTGGTCTATGATGTGACCTCCAAGCCGCCGGGAACGATCGAGTGGGAATAG
- a CDS encoding DUF928 domain-containing protein, whose amino-acid sequence MLLCGGIALSLAPAQAASIAGPAFPNTENRGGPNRTIGGGTRFGAPRSGLRFPQTEDRGGPNRTTGGGTRGGECIAATGPNLTLLLPQNQSGQATSANPTVFVYVPSTVVKTAELVVADQDGNLIDRQAVPLTGQAGILKISLLSPGKALQTGKTYNWAFSIICDPSDRASDVAAIGEVKLVALPDSVNRRLSAVRDPFQRAQVLAEARLWYDTLATAIALQTTQPDQWQSLLESVGLQSLASARLLN is encoded by the coding sequence ATGCTGCTATGCGGTGGCATTGCCCTCTCCCTGGCCCCTGCCCAGGCCGCCTCGATCGCAGGGCCCGCTTTCCCCAACACCGAAAACCGAGGCGGCCCCAACCGCACGATCGGGGGTGGCACTCGCTTTGGGGCACCTCGCTCCGGGCTGCGGTTTCCCCAAACGGAAGATCGCGGCGGCCCCAACCGCACCACTGGCGGTGGCACTCGAGGCGGTGAATGTATTGCGGCCACGGGGCCCAACTTGACCCTGTTGTTGCCCCAAAACCAGTCAGGCCAAGCCACCAGCGCCAACCCAACAGTCTTTGTTTACGTGCCCTCCACGGTGGTCAAAACCGCAGAGTTGGTGGTGGCCGATCAAGACGGCAATTTGATCGATCGCCAAGCCGTGCCGCTCACAGGTCAGGCAGGGATCTTAAAAATTTCCCTCCTCAGCCCTGGCAAGGCGCTGCAAACGGGCAAAACCTACAACTGGGCTTTTTCGATTATTTGCGACCCCAGCGATCGAGCCAGCGATGTGGCCGCGATCGGGGAAGTGAAACTCGTGGCCCTGCCGGACAGCGTTAACCGCCGCCTCAGCGCAGTCCGCGATCCCTTCCAACGGGCCCAAGTTCTGGCAGAAGCGCGCCTGTGGTACGACACGTTGGCCACGGCCATTGCCCTCCAAACCACCCAACCGGATCAATGGCAAAGCCTGTTGGAATCGGTGGGACTGCAAAGCCTCGCCAGCGCTCGACTCCTGAATTAG
- a CDS encoding DUF2605 domain-containing protein, with protein sequence MSAPTPPDPNLLKTVLQPLLEDFQYWFGRSRTLLESERLSFLSDEQQESLLARVKQAQQEVSSTQLLFEAMGAQVGVETSTLMPWHNLVQECWHVAMRFRAEQNPSGSAG encoded by the coding sequence ATGTCGGCTCCTACCCCTCCCGATCCCAATCTGCTGAAGACCGTCTTGCAGCCGCTGCTTGAAGATTTTCAATATTGGTTTGGGCGATCGCGCACCTTGCTGGAATCGGAGCGCTTGTCGTTTCTGAGCGATGAGCAACAGGAAAGCTTGCTGGCAAGGGTCAAGCAGGCCCAACAGGAAGTGAGCAGCACTCAGTTGCTCTTTGAGGCTATGGGGGCCCAGGTGGGTGTTGAAACGTCAACCCTCATGCCTTGGCACAACCTAGTTCAGGAATGCTGGCATGTGGCAATGCGGTTCCGGGCTGAACAGAATCCTTCGGGTTCGGCGGGGTAA
- a CDS encoding DUF2973 domain-containing protein — translation MLQVLYILAFAVLAFLAIGNLVRNLFTLGTEAGRTADRVDHSARAAAPAQPPISLHPEMLDDRGQPIREPLLVMKSITVEDARSRLDALFDASPGDSSNPSSNSQPTDEA, via the coding sequence GTGCTACAGGTGTTGTATATCCTGGCCTTTGCAGTGTTGGCATTCTTGGCGATCGGGAATTTAGTCCGCAATCTCTTCACACTGGGAACTGAGGCGGGCCGCACGGCCGATCGAGTGGATCATTCAGCGCGGGCGGCGGCTCCGGCCCAACCGCCCATCTCGTTGCACCCGGAAATGTTGGACGATCGGGGGCAGCCGATTCGTGAACCCCTGTTGGTGATGAAGTCAATCACGGTTGAAGATGCCCGCAGCCGTCTGGATGCGTTGTTTGATGCTTCGCCGGGAGATTCGTCTAACCCTTCTTCTAACTCTCAACCGACGGATGAGGCTTAA
- a CDS encoding cation diffusion facilitator family transporter: MSASASFLSPDKRQRKIRYILWLTLLLNLLVLVIKALVGWATGSLSLLADALHSVTDSASNVLGLVTSQLADPRPDREHPYGHQKYEALGALGIAAFLGVACFEITQGAIERLTGQGEAVNVSGPAIGLTVLVLGINILVALYERHWGQKLHSNILLADARHTMGDVWITMTVIGGLLGVWWGQRWLDVALAFPVALLVFKSGWDVLRSNLPWLIDAMAVPPEEIHSLVMSVPGVVNCHDIASRGVLGRQVFMEMHLVVEAEDVRRAHDITEAVESALCDHYHPVRMTIHVEPNGYQSDQLTYSMDSLTHKEV, encoded by the coding sequence ATGTCTGCCTCTGCCAGTTTCCTTAGCCCCGATAAACGTCAGCGAAAGATTCGGTATATCCTGTGGCTGACGCTGCTGCTGAATCTTTTGGTGTTGGTGATCAAAGCCCTCGTGGGTTGGGCCACCGGTTCCCTGAGCCTGTTGGCCGATGCCCTGCACAGCGTGACAGACAGCGCCAGCAACGTGCTGGGGTTGGTTACCAGCCAGCTCGCCGATCCTCGCCCCGATCGGGAACATCCCTACGGTCACCAGAAATACGAAGCCCTGGGAGCCTTGGGGATCGCTGCGTTTTTGGGAGTGGCTTGCTTTGAAATTACGCAGGGGGCGATCGAGCGATTAACCGGCCAGGGCGAGGCCGTGAACGTCTCCGGCCCGGCGATCGGGCTGACTGTGCTGGTGTTGGGGATCAATATTTTGGTGGCCCTCTACGAACGCCATTGGGGCCAAAAGCTCCACAGCAACATTCTGCTAGCCGACGCTCGCCACACCATGGGTGACGTATGGATCACGATGACCGTGATTGGGGGGTTATTGGGCGTTTGGTGGGGACAGCGCTGGCTGGATGTGGCCCTGGCGTTCCCCGTGGCCCTGTTGGTGTTCAAGAGTGGCTGGGACGTGTTGCGATCGAACCTGCCTTGGTTGATTGATGCCATGGCTGTTCCCCCCGAAGAAATTCACAGTCTGGTGATGAGCGTGCCGGGTGTGGTCAATTGCCACGACATCGCCTCACGGGGCGTATTGGGGCGGCAAGTCTTTATGGAAATGCATTTGGTGGTGGAGGCGGAGGACGTGCGCCGGGCCCACGACATCACGGAAGCGGTGGAGTCAGCCCTTTGCGATCACTACCATCCCGTGCGCATGACCATCCATGTGGAACCCAACGGTTATCAGAGTGATCAGTTGACCTACAGCATGGACTCACTCACCCATAAGGAAGTTTAA
- the moaA gene encoding GTP 3',8-cyclase MoaA translates to MAAETIDYLRISLIDRCNFRCQYCMPEGTDLQFALQQDLLTDGELLLLLREVLMPAGFRRFRLTGGEPLLRPGVVEITQAIAQFPETLDLSLTTNAFLLKDLAQPLYDAGLRRINISLDSLIPETFDVIIGNRGRSRWQQVWDGIQAAHRVGFDPLKLNVVVIPGINDQEVEALAALTLDRQWHVRFIEFMPIGNQDLFADRGWIDSEQLRQRIRSRWGLTTGWVTGNGPADVFQIPGAKGTIGFISQMSECFCDRCNRMRLSADGWLRPCLLNESGQIDLKSQLRSGVDLQDLRAQVSHLIQAKPEINFKNRESGTTGRYARTMSQIGG, encoded by the coding sequence ATGGCCGCTGAAACGATTGATTATCTGCGCATCAGTTTGATTGACCGCTGCAACTTCCGCTGCCAGTACTGTATGCCCGAGGGAACAGATTTGCAGTTTGCGTTGCAACAGGATTTGCTGACCGATGGGGAGTTGCTGCTGTTGTTGCGGGAAGTGCTGATGCCGGCGGGGTTTCGGCGCTTTCGACTCACGGGGGGAGAACCCCTGTTGCGGCCGGGGGTGGTGGAAATTACCCAGGCGATCGCGCAGTTTCCAGAAACCCTAGACCTGTCCCTCACCACCAATGCCTTTTTGCTGAAGGATTTGGCCCAACCGCTCTACGACGCAGGATTACGACGGATTAATATCAGCTTGGATTCCCTGATTCCAGAAACCTTCGATGTCATTATTGGGAATCGGGGGCGATCGCGCTGGCAACAGGTTTGGGATGGAATCCAAGCGGCTCACCGGGTGGGCTTCGATCCGCTGAAGCTGAATGTGGTGGTGATCCCGGGCATCAATGACCAAGAGGTGGAAGCCTTGGCCGCCCTGACGCTCGATCGCCAGTGGCATGTGCGGTTCATTGAGTTCATGCCGATCGGGAATCAGGATCTGTTTGCTGATCGGGGTTGGATTGATTCAGAGCAGTTGCGCCAACGGATTCGATCGCGCTGGGGCCTGACCACGGGTTGGGTCACCGGTAATGGCCCCGCCGATGTGTTCCAAATTCCGGGGGCCAAGGGCACGATCGGTTTCATTAGCCAAATGTCTGAATGCTTCTGTGATCGCTGCAATCGAATGCGCCTTTCGGCCGATGGCTGGTTGCGCCCCTGTTTGCTGAATGAGTCGGGGCAAATTGACCTCAAAAGCCAACTGCGATCGGGCGTTGACCTCCAGGACTTGCGGGCCCAAGTCAGCCACCTGATCCAAGCCAAACCAGAGATCAACTTCAAAAATCGCGAATCAGGAACCACCGGACGCTACGCCCGTACCATGTCCCAGATTGGTGGCTAG
- a CDS encoding CHASE2 domain-containing protein, translating into MKSWAKMLKRWVWQWRGVLLAVPTATGFVLGMREVGLLQGLEWLAYDQMLQARPAEAPDQRVAIVGITDADLQRFGTTTLPDGVYAQAIERLKAMGPRAIGLDIYRDLPQEPGHANLVRLFNNTDYLVGIAKVRGETAADRVAAPPALAAKGQVGTNDFVVDADGKVRRVLIDTQDTENNKIYGLGLYLALLYLDPENIAPETVAAEPGAFQLKNAIFRRFRSHDGGYIRANDAGNQLLLNYRGGSGSFETVSLRDLVDGKLPTNWARDRVVLIGNISESGRDLFLTPYSGKPLELPQRMAGVEIHAHFTSEVIAAALDNRPLLTTWQEPIEWLWIVGWAAIGSTLAWLLRLPDSRRWIAIWGIGGSGGLVLLLWGICQGAMIQGLWVPFVPPLLSWLVGATMVALYLARTAGQIRNTFGRYLNNEVVANLLEDPEGLKMGGERRKITILTSDLRGFTATAERLPPERVIEIINLYLEAMADAITDFQGTIDEFMGDGILVLFGAPTIRSDDGKRAIACAIAMQQAMGGVNAKMREMGYQPLEMGIGINTGEVVVGNIGSYKRAKYGVVGAQVNLTYRIESYTIGGQILITESALEEAGGSDYVKIADTQQVQPKGVPEPITIYDVGGVGAPYHLTLERAQETYYPIAPLQFTAQPLDGKHVSSQAWAVALVELSTKGGWLKIQGAINPASNAPAPNPQALTKPLTNLKLNLAEASAPDTLPPGPENREVYVKVLPSPDRPDHVLVQFTSKSPALGQWLQSLGDRAQATASESNTTAPQA; encoded by the coding sequence ATGAAATCCTGGGCCAAAATGCTCAAACGGTGGGTTTGGCAGTGGCGGGGCGTGCTGCTGGCGGTTCCCACGGCCACCGGCTTTGTTTTGGGAATGCGGGAGGTTGGCCTCTTGCAAGGGCTGGAATGGTTGGCCTATGACCAAATGCTCCAGGCCCGGCCGGCCGAGGCTCCCGATCAGCGCGTGGCAATTGTGGGGATCACCGATGCCGACTTGCAACGGTTTGGCACCACAACCCTGCCCGATGGGGTCTATGCCCAGGCGATCGAACGGTTAAAGGCCATGGGCCCCCGGGCGATCGGGCTGGATATTTACCGCGACTTGCCCCAGGAACCGGGTCACGCCAACCTGGTGCGCCTGTTTAACAACACGGATTACCTGGTGGGCATTGCCAAGGTGCGGGGGGAAACCGCCGCCGATCGGGTTGCCGCGCCACCCGCCCTGGCCGCCAAAGGGCAAGTGGGCACTAATGATTTTGTGGTGGATGCGGATGGCAAAGTGCGGCGGGTGTTGATTGATACCCAAGACACCGAAAACAACAAAATCTACGGTTTGGGTCTTTACTTGGCCCTGCTCTATCTGGATCCAGAAAACATTGCGCCCGAAACCGTGGCCGCCGAACCCGGAGCCTTTCAGCTCAAAAACGCCATTTTTCGGCGGTTTCGGAGCCATGACGGCGGCTATATTCGGGCCAACGATGCGGGCAATCAACTGCTGCTGAACTATCGCGGCGGGAGTGGCTCCTTTGAAACCGTTTCCTTGCGGGATTTGGTGGATGGCAAACTCCCCACCAACTGGGCCCGCGATCGGGTGGTACTCATTGGCAACATCAGCGAAAGCGGCCGCGATCTATTCCTCACGCCCTACAGCGGCAAACCCCTAGAACTGCCCCAAAGAATGGCCGGGGTTGAAATCCATGCCCACTTCACCAGTGAAGTGATTGCCGCCGCCCTCGACAATCGCCCCCTCCTCACCACCTGGCAGGAGCCGATCGAGTGGTTGTGGATTGTGGGCTGGGCTGCCATTGGTTCCACCCTGGCCTGGTTATTGCGACTGCCAGACTCGCGCCGCTGGATCGCCATTTGGGGCATTGGAGGTTCCGGCGGTCTGGTGTTGCTGTTGTGGGGAATTTGCCAAGGAGCCATGATCCAAGGCCTGTGGGTTCCCTTTGTGCCGCCCCTGTTGTCTTGGTTGGTGGGAGCGACCATGGTGGCCCTTTACCTGGCCCGCACCGCCGGCCAGATCCGCAACACCTTTGGCCGATACCTGAATAATGAAGTCGTCGCCAATCTGCTGGAAGATCCCGAGGGCCTGAAAATGGGCGGGGAGCGGCGCAAAATCACCATCTTGACCTCCGATTTGCGAGGGTTCACGGCCACCGCCGAACGGTTGCCCCCGGAAAGGGTGATCGAAATCATTAACCTTTACCTGGAAGCCATGGCCGATGCAATCACGGACTTTCAGGGCACGATCGATGAGTTCATGGGGGATGGGATTTTGGTGCTGTTTGGGGCCCCCACCATCCGATCGGACGATGGCAAACGGGCGATCGCCTGTGCGATCGCCATGCAGCAAGCCATGGGCGGTGTGAACGCCAAAATGCGCGAAATGGGCTACCAACCCTTGGAAATGGGCATTGGCATCAACACGGGCGAAGTGGTGGTCGGCAACATTGGTTCCTACAAGCGAGCCAAATATGGCGTGGTGGGGGCCCAAGTCAACCTGACCTATCGCATTGAGTCCTACACGATCGGGGGCCAAATTCTGATTACTGAATCGGCCCTTGAAGAAGCTGGCGGCTCCGATTACGTCAAAATCGCCGACACCCAACAGGTGCAGCCCAAGGGCGTTCCTGAACCAATCACCATCTATGACGTGGGCGGCGTGGGTGCGCCCTATCACCTCACCCTGGAACGGGCCCAGGAAACCTACTACCCGATCGCCCCCCTCCAATTCACCGCTCAGCCCCTGGATGGCAAACATGTCAGCAGTCAGGCTTGGGCCGTTGCCTTGGTGGAACTGTCTACCAAAGGCGGTTGGCTGAAAATTCAAGGGGCAATCAACCCGGCCAGCAATGCCCCGGCCCCGAACCCCCAGGCCTTAACCAAGCCCCTAACGAATCTCAAGCTGAACCTGGCGGAAGCCTCGGCCCCAGATACCTTGCCCCCAGGCCCGGAAAACCGCGAAGTTTACGTCAAAGTGCTCCCCAGTCCCGATCGCCCGGATCACGTTCTGGTGCAATTCACATCCAAGTCTCCGGCCCTGGGTCAATGGCTGCAATCCCTGGGCGATCGGGCCCAGGCCACAGCCTCAGAATCGAACACCACTGCCCCTCAAGCTTAA
- a CDS encoding cyclic nucleotide-binding domain-containing protein, with protein MNWFKPLQQGLLDLLQTPLFQLGETVISLGFLLQLVLYSALVYGGAQIIKGFLQNRLLAKLRIDEGNRGPIAGIVSYGIGVLIFVALLQSAGFNLNSLAVPAGALGVGVGLGLQNITKNFVGGLNLLLERKLRVGDFIEFDGLAGHVVEVALRSAVIRTLDGAHVIVPNSDLVEKRVINWHYNDLAARLHIKVSAAYSSDPLVVTELLLDVAYSESMVLDDPAPTVILLGLGDHGLDFDLRVWIRGYEREFDARHALNCAIEYRFHQQGIEIPFPQRDLWLRNPEVLYPLGRGSDPTAALSPAPLAQRQISSETRSSLLTEALKRVHYFSHLNDLDLRRVIECGYRQRLKPDELLFREGDPGNSFYIVLSGSVKVFVAELDKHLTDLEAGSFFGELALMLGIPRTATVSATEETLLFAINQRGFTELLRKHPPIAEVIVRELSVRQEELRDRQAQLRALGLIAADEDDSNPVQWVRKRIARLFDLGL; from the coding sequence ATGAACTGGTTCAAACCCCTTCAGCAAGGCCTTCTGGATTTGCTGCAAACGCCCCTGTTTCAATTGGGCGAAACGGTTATTTCGCTCGGGTTTTTACTGCAACTGGTGCTCTACAGCGCCCTGGTTTATGGCGGTGCGCAAATCATCAAGGGATTTCTGCAAAACCGCCTGCTTGCCAAACTCCGCATTGATGAGGGCAATCGCGGCCCGATCGCCGGCATTGTTAGCTACGGCATCGGCGTTTTGATTTTCGTTGCGCTCTTACAAAGTGCCGGATTTAATCTCAATTCCCTCGCTGTGCCGGCCGGCGCTTTGGGGGTGGGCGTGGGTTTGGGCCTGCAAAACATCACCAAAAACTTTGTGGGCGGCTTGAACCTGTTGTTGGAGCGCAAGCTGAGGGTGGGGGATTTCATTGAATTCGATGGGCTGGCGGGTCATGTGGTGGAGGTGGCCCTGCGATCGGCCGTGATTCGCACCCTGGATGGGGCCCATGTGATCGTTCCCAACAGCGATTTAGTGGAAAAACGGGTCATTAATTGGCACTACAACGACCTGGCCGCAAGGCTGCATATCAAAGTCAGCGCGGCCTACAGCAGTGACCCGTTGGTGGTGACGGAATTGCTGTTGGATGTGGCCTATTCCGAGTCCATGGTGCTGGATGATCCGGCTCCCACCGTGATTTTGCTGGGATTGGGCGATCATGGGCTGGACTTTGATCTGCGGGTTTGGATTCGGGGCTATGAACGGGAGTTTGATGCTCGCCATGCCCTCAACTGCGCGATCGAGTATCGATTTCATCAACAGGGCATTGAAATTCCCTTCCCTCAACGGGATTTGTGGCTTCGGAACCCGGAAGTGCTCTATCCCCTCGGGCGCGGCAGTGATCCAACGGCTGCTCTATCCCCTGCGCCCTTGGCCCAACGCCAAATTTCCAGCGAAACGCGATCGAGCCTGCTGACGGAAGCCCTGAAACGGGTTCACTACTTTTCGCATTTGAATGATTTGGATCTGCGGCGGGTGATTGAGTGCGGTTATCGTCAGCGCCTCAAGCCAGATGAGCTGCTGTTTCGGGAAGGGGATCCGGGCAATAGTTTTTACATTGTGCTGTCGGGATCGGTGAAGGTGTTTGTGGCGGAGTTGGATAAGCACCTGACGGATTTGGAGGCGGGGAGCTTTTTTGGGGAGTTGGCACTGATGCTGGGCATTCCGCGCACGGCAACGGTGAGCGCCACTGAGGAAACCTTGCTGTTTGCCATTAATCAGCGGGGGTTCACGGAGTTGTTGCGAAAGCATCCCCCGATCGCGGAGGTGATTGTGCGGGAACTGTCCGTGCGCCAAGAGGAATTGCGCGATCGACAGGCCCAGCTTCGGGCCTTGGGTTTGATTGCGGCCGATGAAGATGACAGCAACCCGGTGCAGTGGGTGCGCAAGCGGATTGCTCGCCTGTTTGATTTGGGGCTTTAG